The following is a genomic window from Eubalaena glacialis isolate mEubGla1 chromosome 18, mEubGla1.1.hap2.+ XY, whole genome shotgun sequence.
CAAGTGAAAAGGAAAAGCAGAGCAGGACGAGAGTAATGAAAGGGTGTGCAGTTTGGACAGGCAGCTGGTGGTGGCGGAGGGGTCTCCGGAGAGGTGACATCGAGTAGAGACTTGATGAAGTGGGAGAGGTAGTAAAGCTCTGGAAGAAGAGTGTTCCAGCCAGAGGAAagggccagtgcaaaggccctgggctgAGAGGTGCTGTCTCTGCTGCCAGGGAAGAGGTCAGAGAAGTTTTCAGGCcctttagagcaggggtccccaacttaCAGGCCGCGGACCGGTCCCAGTCCCCCGCCTGTTAGggaccaggccgcacagcaggaggtgagcggcgggagGGCGAGCAacagaagcttcatctgccgctccccatcgcttgcattaccgcctgaaccatccctacacacacacacgcacgtctgtggaaaaattgtcttccacgaaaccggtccctggtgccaaaaaggttggggaccgctgctgagAGCACTCTTTGGACCTTTGTTTTTCACTCCGAGTGGGATGAGAAGACCCTGGAAGATGAATAAATGAGGAAGATACTTTCTGCTTCTGTTCAGTTGACTTGGAGAATACAAATAGGACGGGGTAATAGAGAGGCCGGGAGAGAGGTGCCTGCAGCCAGGGTGGTCCGGGAGAGtctccctgaggaggtgacattggacCTGAGACCTGAAAGTGGAAAAGGAGCCAGGAATTCAAAGGCTCgggggagggaaaaggagagagccCGGGCCTTGGGAAATGAAACCAGAAGCGAAGCCACAGGCCAGGCAGCCCTGGGGCGGAGCCTCCgccagctggggagggaggggggttcGGGGGAGCGCCCCGCCCCCAGCCGGCCGCCCCACCTGGcccctggggagagaggaggcgcCGGCGGGGCTCCCGGGCATCCAGCTCGGGGCGGAGagtgggcaggtgggagggaccgAGGTGGCCGAGGCCCATCCCCCACCGCGGGGCCGGGGGGGAGGGCAGCTTGGGGAACGCGGACTCTGCCCTCAGGGACCCGGTTCCCTCTGCAGGGCCAGCCTTTCCACTTATCTTGCCAGTTTCTTGACGGGCGGAGctgggcctctctgagcctcagtgtgaTGATCTGAAAGTTGGGGAGCTCCTCATTCTGGACTCACTGTGGTCCTAACAAGCTCCATGATTGCTCTTCACTCCCGTATCTTCAGGGCAAAGAGAGTCCATGTAAAAGTGAGTCAGATCTCCTTCCTCCACTGCTCAATGCCATCCCATGCCTTCCATCTCACTCAGGGTTCAGGGTAAAGCTCAAATGCTCCCTACGGGACTCCCACAAGACTCTACATGATTTACCCCCCTCAACTCTTTCTCATCTCATCTCCTAGTACTCTCCCCCTTGCTCCCTCTACTCCAGCCACACAGACCTCCAAATGGTCCTTCAAACACTCCACTCATGCTctgaccacagggcctttgcactgtgTTCCTGCCACCAGGATTGTTTCCCCACGGATTTACATGGCTCACTTCTCACCTCCTTCGGGTCTTTCTCAAATGTCATCTTGTCAGTGAGGCCTTCTCTGGCCATCCCATCTATACAGCAGCACCCCCCCATCACTCTCCTGCTTTCTCTCCACAGCAGTTATCACCCCTGGACAGACTACATTTTACTGTTTATTTCAGTAAACAGTACACACTCGTGAATTTTTCAGCCTTCTACCATGATGCTTTATGAGAGCGGGAACTCTGTTTTGTTCATGTGCCTGGAAGAATGCCAGGtccacagtaggcactcagtaaatttgAGCAATATTGGAATACTTGGTGTGCATCAGACGCCCTGTTACACACTTGGCATGATCGCTCAGTGAGGTAGGTGTTACTCCAGGTCTTGAGGGTGGGACATGGTGTGTTTGAAGAAGAGCAGAGAATGGTGTGGGGGAGATGAGTTGAgagaggtgggaaggaggctTGGCCATTGCAAAGTTGGGAGTTCGCCTtctcaacaacaacagcaacaaaaatttgAGTGCTTATCTGTGCCAAGCATAGTTCTATGCACTACAACATGACCCCTCTCTCTGAGAGATTTCTCCAACAGACCAGGAGCCTAAGCATAAAGAGGTCATAAATAACTTGAGGTTGGATAGGTGCTACTAAGAAAATCAAACAATGGGAAGTGGGCTGGGTTGGGGGTGCACCTGGTCATGTTGAACTAGGAAGGgcagggaagacctctctgagaAGGGGACATTTAGATTGGTGAAACTATGGAGGAAGTGTCCTCTGTGCTGTtaacagcaagtgcaaaagccCTGGGGCCACCTGGAGTTGcgagggaggggagaatgggagatTAAACTGGGGAAATTAGAAGCAAGATTGTCAGGCCTTGCAGGGGTTGGGGTTTTATTCTGAGTGTGAGAAGTCACCAAAAGTTTTAACTAGAAGTTAGACACGATCCACTGGCCATCCACATCTCAATGTGGACCCCATGTACCTTCTTGAGATCCCTTGACCACCTCCTCTTTCTCTGGATTGGCACCCACCTGTTAAGTTACCCAGCTGTTTTCAGACTTAGATGCAATGCCCCTCTCAGGGTGAGAATCTGGCTTTGAGCCAGAAAACGAAGGCAAAATCCCCCTCCTTTCCCTGTGTATTACACCCAGGTGCGGTTCCTCCTTGCAACCCTTCTAGAAAAGTCCCTAAGTGCTGTGTAACCTTACCTGCTGCCATGTCTTCAAAGGTCTTTGTGGAGGCCTAGCCAGTGCagcaatatatctttttttttggctgcaccccttgcattggaagcatggagtcttaaccactggaccgccagggaagtccctgcagcaATGTATCTCAACACATCTTCCCTGgcctccctttttttcccctcactctcACCAGCCTGGGCTTGCACCTCTTAAATAAATCATTAGAACCATTAACTTTACTCTGCTTCCTAGCCAACAGTTTTCTAGAAAGATCTGCTGTTAGTACTGGGGGTCTTTGggcattttctttctcctctgggCCTCACCAGCACATTTCATGCAACGAAAGGGCTGACTTTTACATGCCAGAGGGCTCTATCATTTGACATGTAATTCATGTGACCCAGTTTCTCTCTCCTGTGTCCACCCATGTGTCTGGGGAATCTAAATCTACCAAGAAGCAACAAATACAATTGTTAAGAAGGCTCTGGAGGTAGACTGAATTTGAGTTCTAGCTCCTTGGTCCTCattcttcctggctgtgtgaccctgagcaagtgacTTGGCCTCTCTGAACCGCAAGCTCCTCCTATGTAAAACGTGGTAACAGTATCTATTTCTGTATAATCATGAGGATTAGATGACTTAATTCAAATAAAGTAGGTAGAACAGTGCTCTtaaaaagcattcaataaatgttatgttTAATAATATACCTGCCCCACCTTTGACAGGGAAGGGGTACAGGAGTCTAGGGAAATTACCAGGTCCCTCCCACTAACCCACTGAAGTTTAGAAACTTTAGGCAACACCACTCCTTCCAaagtacttttattaaaaaaaaaaaaaaaaaatcattacaaacaatcaaaaaacaaaaacagaaacaaaaaaccaccACAAAACCCgcctttcttttaaataatgtGGCATGGAGCAGTTTGGTTTCCACCCTATTGCACGTGGTCCGGCCTGGTCATGAATCAGGAGGCTGCTTGGATTGCGGTCCTGTGAAGGAGGTGGGGTTCAGCCTGTGGGGAGGAGGCCAGCCCCTCCCACTACCTGGAGGTGCAAGAGGCAGAGGCTGGGTTTCCATAGCAATCAGGCGCACATCCCTGTCATCCTTTGACAGGCCCAAACTATCTTCCCTGAGGCCCCAGTGGACACAAGGGGAGTAGGAACTGGAGGGAAAGGCAGAACAAATGTGGAAGTGGGAAATCAGACTCCCAGAAACAGAGTCTCATTAAGGCATTTGGAACAGATAAATTAATTCAGGAAGACCCACCTTCACAGAAGGTTGCGATaaccagacacacacatacatgcgaGACAATTTGGAACCCTGAAATGGGAAGGAGGCCACAGCCACTGCTTAGAGCCCccatcaaaacacacacacacacacacacacacacacacacacacacacacacagagttgcaTCCAGGGATTCAGCCCACCAAGGCTGCGATGAGGAAGAGGCACCCCCCATCAAAGTTTTAGGATCCCAGAATGATTTCCATGATGTGATCTAGTTCATTCCACTCCCAGGACCCTGGGGCACAGAAAAGGTTGTGAGGAGGCTCTGGTGGGGCCAGTGAAGGCTCCTTCTCCACTGCAGATGTGTCAATGTCCAGGAAGAAGTCATCCAGGCCAGAGTCCCCCAGGTACCGGGAGCTTAGAGCTTCTAAGAAGACTGGATCGGGCTGGGGCAGCACTTCATTCTGGGGGCCCGGGGGAGCCACTGGATTCTGAGGGGGCTCAGTCTCATCCATGGAGGTCTCCAGCTCCCTGAGAATAGAGCCGATGGTGGCCGACAGGGAGAAGTCCTCCTCGCCCAGGAAGAGGGgctctgggggcagggcaggtgcAGGAGTCAGGCAAAGCGCAGCTTGGAGCTGCTGGAGGGTATTGTGGATGAGGACATGCCTGCGAAGGCTGGGTGCTCGGGGGCCCAAGCTTCGCTGGACTTTGTCTAGGGAGATACGGAGCAGGGCTTGCTGGTAGCTCCGCAGGCCTGCCGGACCCCAGTCCCACttctcatcctcctcttcctcctccagatCTGAGTGTTTCCTCTTCAAGCCTCCTACCATGATGCCCTGTGGAGAGAAGAGGGGCAAGTTAGACACACCAGGGCTAGTTCAAACCCTGaatctcctgtatggttgttgttgATTTGTAATGATCCAAACTtcagtttctgcatctataaaatggagatagcaTGAATCCCACAAGGCTAAGGAGGAGAGTAAATGTATATGATTAAGAAAACAAGATCTGGAACTTCCCtcgtgacacagtggttaagaatccacctgccaatgcaggggacacgggttcgagccctggtccaggaagatcccacatgccgcggagcaactaagcccgtgcaccacaactactgaggctgcgctctagagcccatgagccacaactactgagcctgcgtgccacaactaatgaagcccatgggcccagagcctgtgctccgcaacaagagaagtcaccgcaatgagaaacgtttaccacaacaaagagtagcccctgcttgtcacaactagagaaagcctgcacacagcaacgaagactcaacgcagccaaaaataaattaattaattaaaaaaagaaaagaaaagaaaacaagatctggggggcttccctggcggtccagtaggtaagacttcgccttccaatgcagggggtgcaggttcggtccctggttggggagctaagaccccacatgcctcgcggccaaaaaaaagaaagaaaaaaaaagaaaaccataaaacagaagcaatattgtaacaaattcagtaaggactttaaaaatgatccacatcaaaaaaaaaaaaaaaagaaaacaaaatctggaCTTAAacagctgggtttgaatcccacttAACTTGCCCATGTGGGCTCAAATAGTGAATTTACCTCCTTGagactcaacttcctcatctgcaagatgAGGATACTAACTCAAGTCCCCCTAAATCTTAAAGCTGTTCTTTCCACAATACCCTTCTTCAAATGTGACATACACAAGACAGGGGTTGAGTACAGAGACCTGGCCTCAAAGCAGAGAattctgggtttgaattctgcctttcacactgctcagctgtgtgatcttgggaagtAATGTGACATTACACACTTAATGAACAAGAGTTAGTTGCCATTTATTCATTCGATATTttatttgagtgcctactatattcCAGCCACCTGGAGCCCTGTAAGGGCACCTATCTATGGACACTCTTCTTTCACAGGTAAGATGTTTCTGTCCATGCCCTCTCGCTAACTGACTTGGGAGCGCGCCCAATGACAGTGAAGGAGCCTCCCTCATGCCCTCGAGGGTGCCTTCAGATTCTCCCAGGGGTCGCCCCGCAGGAAAACTTGCTAGAACGCGACTCAagccaagccccgcccctaccgGCCCATCCAACCAGACGTCGGCCCTGTACAGGCCCCGCCCCTTTACGGAGTCTCCTTTCAGCATTCGGACACGCCCCAATTTGGCCCAGAGGCTTCTGGGAAATGTGGGCCAACAGCCGCCAGGTACACGCACTGACGTTGAGCACGCACTACAATTCCCGGAGGGCTCCGCACGCCGCAGGAACTAACCTTCCCCGCCCTCCCCCAGGGCATGCGCAGAGGGGCCTGCAGTACGTGGGGGAAGCAAACCCGGACGCCCAGCGGCCGGGCGCCGGCCGAGCCCCGCCCTCCACCGCCTCCAGGGCGGAGGGTCTGAGCTCCAAGCCCggaacacccctcccccactccagaCTCTGGCTCTGAAACTGCTTTTCTTCGGACCGCAGAAGGTCCTGGATTTTCCCCTCAAACTGCTCTCGGGTTCAGAGACCCAGACCCCAACATAATGCTCAAAGATTTACAAATGCTCTACGACGCACTCCGTTCGGGACACTAGGTATCTCAATTTTGAGACCTTCTCCCGTCAACTTCCCCTGTTCTCCCGTCTTTCAAACGCTTCTCGACTTCACCTCCATTCTCCCCCTCTGGCTCCAATACCTGACAGGGAACTCTCCCCAGCACCCCCTCTCCGATACGGCGTCTTGGAGACCAAGAGTCCTTGCCCCTAGTTCTCGCGCTTCTCCAAATGCCTGGGATCCCAGCCCAACCCCTCACACCTTTTCCTGAACACTAGAACCCCGAATTCAACCCGTCCCGGAGGCCCGAATTGTCCTAATCTTCAGATTTCCTACCCCAAAAGTTCCTTCTCTACTTTTCTTGCTTCTCCAAACACCCCATGTCCCAGCTTCAAACTCCCTTCACTTGAAGATCCTGCCACCAAAACTTCGCCTTCCGTCCAGGATCTCGAAACTCCGGTCCCTAACCCTCCCCTTAATCTGCGCCCCCTACTCCCGCCAGTACCCCGCCTCCGCAACTCTCGGAGGCGCGCCTCCACCTCTCCCAACCCAAGGCAGATCCCAAGCCAGGCAGCCATACCTCACCTCAGCTACCAGGTTCGCAATGACCACCTCCGGGAACACCCGCGGCTTTGCGACCCTCCAGTGCTGGGTAGGGCCCTCGCTCACCTCCCCGGGGCCTCTCAGTCTGGCCTCAGGCCCACCCAGCTCAGCCCGGGAGCCGAGCCGCGAGCCACGATTGGCTGGAGTGCTGCCCGCCGCGGGGCGCGGATTAGTTGGGCGGGGCCACCAGGCCGTCGCCAGGAGACGCCCCACCGGTCCTCCCCTCCTTTGCTCCGCGGACCATTTAAAGGATTGCAACTAGCTGGGAGGCGGGGCCACGTCTCTAGAGTGGAGGGGATATCAACGCTGTTTCTTTCAATTCAGTTACTATCCTCGCTCCGAGATCGTCATTATTGCTACGATCTCTTTATACTAGCTTGGACCGCGTCGCGGAGCAAGAGTGGCTGGCACTCGCCACTCCAACCCGTTTTCCGGACGGGCGGGGCTGAGCCTCTCGCTGGGGCCGCGCCCCCTGGGTTCCGAAGGCGGACGCTGCGGGGCGGAGGAGGATGACGCATTGAAGACCAGCCAATAGTTTGGCGTGGCCTGTGTTGCCTGGGCGATCGCAACCCCGCCCCTTCACCGCCCCTGTTCTTCTGCCCCCCCACTTTACCCCGCGGCCTTCTTGTAAGGACTTTTCCGCAGCGTCCTCTGGTGGTGTCTCATACATCCTCTCGACGCCCCATCCTTCCTCTCAGGGTGGCAACCCCTGTTGCTGGAAACTGGTTCACGGCTCCCCACTGTCCTGGGGACAAAGTCCAAACTCATATTTTTGCCTCAAAGCCCTTCAGGTCTGGCCTGATGCACACTCCTCCTTGCTCCCTGCAATCCTGCCACACCGATTGACTTTCAGGTTTTCTAAAATGGCTTCAAGTGCTCTCCACCACCATGAACACAGAGATTCTGTTTTCCTTCCTGCCTTATCCCCAGTGTTTACAACAATCCCACGTACATAACAAGTtgtcaaaaatgagaaaaataaaaggcctCTGGATCTTTAAATTTGCTTTCCCAGCCTGAAAATACACCCTCAATTCCCGGAACCCAGAATTCTCATCAGAACTCATCTCAAAGGATTCCTCCTCTCAGAAGCCCTCCCTGAGGCTCTAGGATGGGTTAGGACCCATTCTGGACTCCCATGGTGTCCTGTGCTTCCCCTATCTTGGCCTTGACTCCTCTGCCCCTGCCTCCCCCATCTTGGCCCTGGGCTGTCTCTGTCTGGACTGTGGGCCCCCTGAGGACATGTACCAAGGTTATCTCAGTCACCCACTGCTTGGTCCACAGCATCACCTAGCACAGGGCTGGACACAAAGCAGGCACCCAGTGAAAGTGTGTTAAATGCCCAGACAATGtgacagaaagaaataaagagggcAGAAATAAAACAGTGCTAGTGCCCTGAAAGCCTGAACCAGCATTGCCTCACCTCCACAACAAGTTGTCACCAAGGGGCGGAGGAGGCAGTTTTATCCAGGCCACCCCTGGGAAGGAAGGTTTAAGGCTCCTCAGACCAGTTCTCATCGGTTGGAATGTGTTAACCAAGTCATCCAGCTGTTTGCAGAAGCAGTACATGATTGGAATGGATTttggggggggtgcgggggggtaTGGAGGGGAGAGAGCACTGGCTTGCTCAGGCCTGGGAAAGGTGTCTCTAGGGAACAAAGGTAAATTCCAAAGCAGGACATGATGAGGAAGGGGCaattcttccccttccccccctcaGACTTGCTCCTCCAGGGTTTCATTCTCAGGGTGGCCCCCGTAAAACCCCATCTCCAGGATATAGCCCTAGGCTTCCTTCTGgatgcctccctcccctccccaatgaACTGTCCACTCAGGCTCTCTCCCGCCCactctcccttctctgcctctgGGCACCCCCTGGGTTCCCAGCGTCCACCCTTTCATCCTCTGACCCACCTTCACACAGTAGCCAAGGGAAGCTTTACAAAACTCAAACCTGACTGtgtcctctccccacctctcccctgctCCACTCCTTGCATAACACCTTAGACTAAAGCTTAAACTTTCTACTCGACCCTGGACAGTTTAGTGTCCTTCGAACAGCCTCTTGGGGCTGATTGCTTCTCTCCTCTGAGCAAAGTGTTATTAACTGTAGGGGATAGATTTTAGTTCTTCAAAGGGGCCATGTGCTCTCCAGCCTCCTGGCCTTTGTTCATGTGGTATCTTCTGCCCAGAATGCTATCATTCCTTAGAACCTTCTCCTGGCTCATTCTCACTAAACCAGGTTTCAGGTGGGACAGCCCCTCTTCCACAGAACCCTGTTCACTCCTCAAGCTGGGTCCCTCAGCCCTCTGTACTTCCTCTGTCAGAGTCCTGGCCACTCTGTGTTGTCACTGACAGGGGCAGGGCTGTCTTTCCCACTGGACTGTGAGATCTGTGAAGGCAGGGTCACCACTGGGTCCTCACAGTCACCACTGGGTCCCCAGCACAGGACCAAGcgaggaaatgaatgaatgaatacccaGAAAATCTCACACAGAGGCAGACAGAGACACGGAGACATCCAGATAGAGCCAGAGAGAGGAAGAGTCACAGAGGTGGGTACTCTAAAATAACTCGAAGCTCTTGGCTCAAGATTTATTGCTCCCTTCCTTTGTTCTCTATTTCCTGGGATGCTGTCCTCCTGGACGGGGCCAGAGCCCTAGTCGTACTGGTGGGAGGGGTAGGTGTTGTGCCCATTGTACTCATCAGTGGTGAGGCAACGCAGCATGAAGTGGCCCAGGTCGTGTTTGGAGATGACCCTCGAGGGCCCTCGTCCATCCAGGGTCACTGAGTAGGCCCCAGTCAGCGGTTGGTCTCCTGCAAGGTAAAGACAAAGGGACTGGGTAAATCAGATGTCCTTTCCCCTCCTGCAACCAACATGTGATCACTTCAATGATCATCCCAGGGTGTCTACAGTGTGCCCAGCCCAGATGGTATAAGATGGTATAAGAGCCAACAATGTATGAAACCCTTCCCACGTGCAGGGCACTAATCTGTACCCTTTACTTCATTCACTCGctaagtgagtttttttttttttggcgcagcatgcagaacttccctgaccagggatcaaaccctcgccccctgcagtggaagcgcggagtcttaaccactgtactaccagggaagtcccattcgcCAAATTCTTATTGATGACTTATTATATGTCAGGTGCTGGGCACCCTGAAAGGGACAAAACAGATATGAATCCCTGCCCTCAGCATGCAGACAGTCACTAGGAAAAGGCAACTAATAAGATAAGAAAGTAAAACAGACAATATGTTAGATGGTGAGAAATAAAGCAGAGAATGGGCTAGGGACTATTATTAATTCTATTTTACAAGTGGGCAAATTGAGTCGTGGAGAGAGGAAGTTATGTCCCATGGTTGCAAAGGGTGACTTCGCAGTGGCAAAGGCTACATTTGCTCTGTGCCCCCCTTGCCCTCCCCCACCATGACCTGGCTGTTACCAGAGCATCTAGCGCCTGCATTCTGACAGTGACCAACTTAACTTAGGGATCAAATGCAGCATACCAGCGCAGAGACAACCTGGGATCATGTGCAATAAGaaacacacaccctcacccatGTGGCAATCCtgccaaaaatttttaatctgAGTCTGTAAGAAAATAACTACAGAAATCCAGAACGtgggatattttaaaagacaCCTGGGataacaaagtcctactgtatagcacagggactacagtcaatgtcctgggataaaccataatggaaaagaatattagaaagactgtatatatatgttaaaaaaaaccccaaaaaacaccagGCCTGTTATGTTTCATgttatgaaaaacattaaaaaaaaaaaaaaaaaaggatatggaGGATTGTTCCAGGTTAAATATGACACAGCGACTAAACACAACACACggtcctggattggatcctgattttgaggggagggggaggttggAAGATATTTTTTGGCagttggggaaatttgaatatgggcTGGATACTAAATGATGTGGTAGAGTTAATGTCAATTCCCTTGGTGCGATAACAGTACTGTGGTTCATATCCAAATATTTCTTCTTGGAAGATGCCTATCAAGAGGTTCTAGGAGTAGAGTGTGCCGATGTCTGCAAcctactttcaaatggttcagccaaaaaaaagaaagaaagaaaaaaagaaatatatataaatacacacttatttaaaaaatatatatacactacatatgtattcacatatatacacatacacattagaTGcatgcatagatagatagatagatggatagatagacagatagttagatagataggGAAAGCAAAAAGGCCGAAATGTTAACAAGTGAACCTAGATGAAGGGTTTACGGGTATTCACaaacctttaatttctttaacttttctggAGGTTTCAAAGTTTTCATACACGTACAAAAAAaggactgggacttccctcgtggtccagtggtaaagaatccgccttccaatgcaggggacatgagttccatccctggtcggggaactaagatcccacgtgccgcagcgcaactaagcccgtgcgccacaactactgagctctcgcgcctcaacaagagagctggcgtgctgcaaactacagagcccaggcgccctggagcctgcgcgccacaactagagaagagaaaaaacccgcaggccacaactagagagcagcCCGAGCAGACCGCGCGCCGGAacgaaaaagatcccgcatgcctcaacaaagatcccgtgtgccgcaactaagacctgacgaagccaaaaaaaaataaggaaaataaataaataaaataaataaatattcaaaaaaagaagaactaaaaaaaaacaactttgtgtTAAATAATTTTTAGGCATGCTCTCTCTGGATATTCACTTCAAACCTGGGAGGTCAAGAAGTAATATCATGAAccctgtttacagatgaggaaactgaggctcagaggccaCGGGCCTTAAGTCCACAAAGTGCTGGGGCTGAGACTTTGCCCGGCTTCTCTGCCATGCCGCTTCACCACTGATTCAGAGCTCAGGATTCTCGTCTCAACGAGAATCCTGAATTGAACCTCAACATTGAGCTTACTTGAACCTCTAGACGTGCAGGGCTCGTCTTTCTCCAAGCagaaggcagagggcacagcagaAGTGCTCATCCAGCAGGCAGGCAAATGTGAAGGAGATACAAGTGCCTGGCTCGGGCATCCACACTGCGGTTCCCTCATCCCAGAatgtcctcccttcccccagacaCTCACCTGATTCCCTCTGAGGGGAATCGTGGCCAGGCACACACTTCCTATGCAAGAGACATCATTTAGAATCCACCccatattcag
Proteins encoded in this region:
- the SERTAD3 gene encoding SERTA domain-containing protein 3 translates to MVGGLKRKHSDLEEEEEDEKWDWGPAGLRSYQQALLRISLDKVQRSLGPRAPSLRRHVLIHNTLQQLQAALCLTPAPALPPEPLFLGEEDFSLSATIGSILRELETSMDETEPPQNPVAPPGPQNEVLPQPDPVFLEALSSRYLGDSGLDDFFLDIDTSAVEKEPSLAPPEPPHNLFCAPGSWEWNELDHIMEIILGS